One window from the genome of Dermacentor silvarum isolate Dsil-2018 chromosome 7, BIME_Dsil_1.4, whole genome shotgun sequence encodes:
- the LOC119459361 gene encoding uncharacterized protein LOC119459361, with translation MCHPDSTWLEAIPAVILGLRATFKLDIHVTPAELVYGEPLRLPGEFLAALPSSTTTSVPTDFVARLRRTIAALHPSPAAHNCKPTPFVFKELASCTHTFLRDDTVRRPFQPPYSGPYLVIHRDDKNFSLRLNGNDVRVSIDRLNPAYIAANEPGSATPSTGIYPQPPSSQPAPVPTRSGRLVRLPDFYRP, from the coding sequence aTGTGCCACCCAGACTCAACCTGGCTCGAGGCCATCCCAGCCGTCATCCTCGGTCTTCGCGCCACCTTCAAACTGGACATCCACGTTACACCAGCGGAGCTCGTCTACGGGGAACCACTCCGTCTCCCAGGTGAATTTCTCGCTGCACTGCCTTCCAGCACTACGACGTCAGTTCCCACCGACTTCGTCGCCCGGCTCCGACGCACCATCGCCGCCTTACACCCGTCACCTGCAGCCCACAACTGCAAGCCTACACCTTTCGTGTTCAAGGAGCTAGCATCGTGCACGCACACTTTCCTCCGCGACGACACCGTCCGCAGGCCTTTCCAGCCACCCTACAGCGGACCCTACCTGGTCATCCATCGGGACGACAAAAACTTCTCTCTGCGCCTGAACGGGAACGACGTCCGCGTCTCGATTGACCGGCTAAATCCCGCATACATCGCTGCGAACGAACCGGGCAGCGCCACTCCATCCACAGGCATCTATCCGCAGCCGCCGTCGTCGCAACCCGCTCCGGTCCCGACACGCTCTGGACGTCTGGTACGCCTCCCAGATTTCTACAGACCCTGA